The Bernardetia sp. ABR2-2B DNA window CAGCCATTTTTGCGAGTGCGTGTTCGCCAAAACAAAATGCTCATGCAAAAGATTCTATGGATTCAAATAAAAATACTGCTAAAACTAAAACAGAAAATACTATGACAGATATAAATGCAAAGCTAGAAAAAGCTACTTTTGGAGCAGGTTGTTTTTGGTGTATCGAAGCTGTTTTTCAGCGTTTAGAAGGTGTTGATACAGTTATTTCGGGTTATACAGGTGGACAAGTGCCAGAGCCAACCTACAAACAAATCTGTACGGGAACAACAGGACACGCAGAAGTTGCACAGATTACATACAATCCAAAAATTATTTCTTTTGATGAATTATTAGAAGTTTTTTGGGCTACACACGACCCAACAACGCTAAACAGACAAGGAAATGATGTAGGAACACAATATCGTTCGGCTGTTTTTTATCATAATGAAGAACAAAAAGAAAAAGCTGAATTTTATCTAAAAAGACTAACCGAAGAAAAAGTTTTTGATAAACCAATTGTTACTGAAATTACATCTTTAGGAAAATTCTATGTAGCTGAAAATTATCATCAAAATTATTATAACAACAACAAAACTCAAGGTTATTGTTCTTTTATTATTAGTCCGAAAGTAGATAAACTCAAAAAAGTATTTCCAAACAAACTTAAAAAGGAATATGCTAAATAATTGAGCAAAATTAAATATAACTAAATTCACGATTTTAATCGTGTGAAAACAACGGATAAAGCATAAAAACCTTGTTTCTATTTCAGAAACAAGGCTTTTTTTATTGTATTGATTTTCCTGTTTTATTAATTTTCTATTACAATTCTCTCTGTATGAACTTCTTTTTTATTGATTACTTTGAGATAATAAACTCCTTTAGGAAATGTTAGTTGTATTGGTATTGAGCAGTTTCAGAACGTTTATTTGAGTTTGCACCGTAAGCATAGCAGGGTTAAACTGAGTACCAATAGCAGACCCATCATGCAAGATATGTACTACCACAGGAATAATTATTGTTCCATTTGGGTCAATAATTCGTTGATTTTCATTAGATGTATGTTCAGAAATGAATTTCTCCATTTCCATAATATGTTTATAACGTTCAGGCTCATTCTTTTTTATTTGATCGATATTCAATTCAGTTCCACAAGTACGTTGTGCGTAAGCAGAAAGATAGAATCCAAAAATAGATAATGCTAATAAAATAAGTTTTTTCATTTGATTTTTAGAATAAATGGATTTAAAGATTATTTTTTTATTATAGAAACTAACTCTAACTTACTGCCATAAGCAGGGCGAGTCTCAGGGTCTGTAAGTAACCCAGTACAACTTTTTCTGTAACCAGTAATAATTACCTCTAACCCTTCAACTTTATATTCATTAGTAAGCTCAGGACAAGGAACTAAAAAAGTATTAGGTGTTACTTCATAATTTCCTTCGCTATCTAGCCTCACTAAGATGTATTTAGTAAATTCTCCTTCTCTATCGTATACATGTTTTTGTACTACCATTTCATACTCAAAAAGCGAATCAACAATGGTTTCATTTTCACAAGAAACACAAGTTTCTGGAGTGGGTTGTGGTGTACTTTCGTCGCAGCTTACTAGTGAGCTTAGAGTTGCTGCTGTAAATAGAGCAAAGATTAAATGTTTGATGTTCATAATTTTAATGAATTAAATAAATGATAAAATTTGATTTTTTTGATAAATAAATAATATTCGGAAAGTTATTTTTGTAGAGTTGTTTTCATATAAAAATTGATTACGTTTTAATAATTTGGCTTGAACTGTTTATGTCTATGGTTAATACTTTTCAATTTTTACTAAGTCTAGCTTTCTTCCAAAAAGAACTCTGATATTAGGATGGGTGAGTAAACTATCACAGCTTTTTACATATCCTTTTACTATTACCTTTTTACCATCTAAACTAGAGTCTGTAATTTTTGGACAAGGTATGAAAATACTATCTGAACCATAAGAGGTATATTCCTTATCAAAATACTTCTTTTGAAGGTCAATAATATATATACCTGAATAATCTGTCATTTCATCTTCTGGTTTATATAGGCGTACAATCGCTTCAACATCAAAAAGCGAATCGACGACAGTTTCATTTTCACAAGAAACACAAGGTTCTGGAGTGGGTTGTGGTGTACTTTCGTCGCAGCTTACTAGTGAGCTTAGAGTTGCTGCTGTAAATAGAGCAAAGATTAAATGTTTGATGTTCATAATTTTAATGAATTAAATAAATGATGAGATTTGATTTTTTTGATAAATAAGTAATATTCGGAAAGTTATTTTTTTTGAAGGCACAAAGGTAGTTTAATAATTTATTTTAAAACAAATAAGCTAATTAACTATGTCTTTTAGATACATTTTAAAAGTATTTTTGAGTATGTTTTTACAGGAATAATCCTATAAATAACGGAATAGTGCAATTATTTTAAGCGTTTATTGTTTGTTAAGCTGATTTGCGTTAAAAAAGAGTACATGAGAGTTTTTAAATGATTGTATTTTATTTATTTTATTTTTTGCACTTTTAAATATATCAACCTAACTATTTTGAATAAGACCCTACTTATACTTGTTTTGTTTGCATTTTATTTAAAAAATATTGTATAAATCAGAGAAAATAGATGCTTTTTGAAGTTAATTAATCAAAAATTAAAATTGTAATATTCTGATTTAGTGGTAGTTATATATCAATTAAACTTTAAATAAATAATTTCATTTCTTCTGTATTTCTGAAAACTCTATGTTTAAAAACTCTGGTCATTAACTACAAAAAGTTAATGGCTTTTTTTTGCTATTTTTTTTAGTCCTCAAATGGCTTACGTCCTACTAGCTTAAATTTGTAGTATAAATAATTAGTAATTGCTATTTTATTTAGCAAATAGTTGCTATATTAGCTTTTGAAAAGAGAGGTAGTTAATAGAAATTCAAAAATTACTAATAAAATTGTCAATTTTTTATACACCAAATTTATCTATCAATTATGCAAAACACAGTTTCTATTTCCCCTAATTCTCAATCTATTACCAGATTCAAAACAGCAAAATTAGTGATGGTTACGGCTCATAACAACAATAAATATTATGAAATGAAACAGCTTTCTGATGATATTTTTTCGGTTTCGTATGGAAGAGTAGGGCAAAGAGCAGCTATCAATGAATATTCTATGTATCAATGGGAAAGCAAATACAGAGAAAAAGTACGGAAAGGATATAAAGATGTAACTCATTTGTTTTTGGAAGAGCTAGACAAAAAGTCTTCAAAGAACAATTCTATCAATTCTAACTATCAAAATTCTTTAGCTTCTTGGTCAGCTATCAAAAATGGAGATGTACGTGAGCTTTTTCGCCATCTTACACGCTATGCACAGCAATCTATTTCTTATAACTATGAAGTTCCTGCTGCTGATGTTACGATGGCACAAGTAGAAGAAGCTCAAAGTATTTTAGATAATCTGACTAAAAAAGTGAATTTCAAATCCAATAATATAAATAAAAAAGAAGTAGAGAATTTTGATACAATAGAGTTTAATGCGCTTTTATTAGAACTCTACGGCATTATTCCACGCAAAATGGAAACTGTTCAGAATTATCTTTTGGAATATACAGCAGGAAAAACAGTTTCTAAACAGATTTTGAAAAGGGCAAGGAAAATATTGACAAACGAACAAGAAACGTTAGATGTAATGCGTGGCGAAGTAGAATTGAGATTGCAACAAGCAAAAAAAGCATACTCACGTAAAGACACACAGTCGTCTGTTTCTAATACTACGCTTTTAGATGCACTAGGAATTGAAGTAGATATTTTAGATGCTAAAAAGGTAAAAGATGCCATTCAAATAAAATCTATCAAAAAAATGATGCAAAATGAAGTAGGCAAATTTGTAAATGCCTATGCAGTAAAAGACATCGCACAAGAACAGATTTTTAATAAAAATCTAAAAGAAAGCAAGTACAGAACAACAGAATTATTATGGCATGGAAGCCGAAATGAAAATTGGCTTTCTATCTTAAAAACAGGGTTGATTTTGCGCCCCACCAATGCACTTATTACTGGAAAAATGTTTGGCTATGGACTTTATTTTGCCGACCAATGCCGAAAATCTTTGAATTATACTTCGTTGGCAGGTTCATTTTGGACAGGAGGAAATGACAAAAAAGCATTTTTGGCAATCTATGAAGTTCATACAGGCAGACAACTCAAAATCGAACATTATGAAGATTGGTGTGCTGGTCTGACTTACCAAAATCTTAAAAAACAAAATTCAGAAGCCGATTCTCTCTTTGCAAA harbors:
- the msrA gene encoding peptide-methionine (S)-S-oxide reductase MsrA: MKNKTTFPLFILLLMSISAIFASACSPKQNAHAKDSMDSNKNTAKTKTENTMTDINAKLEKATFGAGCFWCIEAVFQRLEGVDTVISGYTGGQVPEPTYKQICTGTTGHAEVAQITYNPKIISFDELLEVFWATHDPTTLNRQGNDVGTQYRSAVFYHNEEQKEKAEFYLKRLTEEKVFDKPIVTEITSLGKFYVAENYHQNYYNNNKTQGYCSFIISPKVDKLKKVFPNKLKKEYAK
- a CDS encoding ADP-ribose polymerase, whose amino-acid sequence is MQNTVSISPNSQSITRFKTAKLVMVTAHNNNKYYEMKQLSDDIFSVSYGRVGQRAAINEYSMYQWESKYREKVRKGYKDVTHLFLEELDKKSSKNNSINSNYQNSLASWSAIKNGDVRELFRHLTRYAQQSISYNYEVPAADVTMAQVEEAQSILDNLTKKVNFKSNNINKKEVENFDTIEFNALLLELYGIIPRKMETVQNYLLEYTAGKTVSKQILKRARKILTNEQETLDVMRGEVELRLQQAKKAYSRKDTQSSVSNTTLLDALGIEVDILDAKKVKDAIQIKSIKKMMQNEVGKFVNAYAVKDIAQEQIFNKNLKESKYRTTELLWHGSRNENWLSILKTGLILRPTNALITGKMFGYGLYFADQCRKSLNYTSLAGSFWTGGNDKKAFLAIYEVHTGRQLKIEHYEDWCAGLTYQNLKKQNSEADSLFAKGGIDLLNNEFIIYKENQCTIRYLVEVHY